The proteins below are encoded in one region of Pelagibacterium flavum:
- a CDS encoding MurR/RpiR family transcriptional regulator, translating into MGRSKAMDSAEQIDVPRDFAALRERVLERWEELPRRLTQVAEYALNNPDEVAFGTAASIAAKAHVQPSTLVRFSQALGYQGFSGLQEVFRSRLRDQVLGYDERMAQLREHDEGSPRPSMILEGFAEASLRSISALTARHDPAVFEKALDALETAETVYLIGLRRSFPVTSYMAYAMGKLGIRTILIDAVAGLAAEQANFASEKDAALAISFTPYASETVALTAQVREAGAKVVAITDSIFSPLASQAEAWFEVAEADFEGFRSMSASMTLAMALTVALADRRKTQEA; encoded by the coding sequence ATGGGGCGCAGCAAGGCGATGGACAGCGCAGAGCAGATCGATGTACCGCGCGACTTCGCAGCACTGCGCGAACGTGTGCTGGAGCGCTGGGAGGAATTGCCGCGCCGGCTGACCCAGGTGGCCGAATACGCGCTCAACAATCCCGACGAGGTTGCCTTTGGCACTGCCGCCTCGATCGCGGCCAAGGCCCATGTGCAGCCATCGACGCTCGTGCGGTTTTCCCAGGCACTGGGCTATCAGGGATTTTCGGGGCTGCAGGAAGTGTTCCGCTCGCGGCTGCGCGATCAGGTGCTCGGCTATGACGAGCGCATGGCGCAGTTGCGCGAACATGACGAGGGCTCGCCACGCCCATCGATGATCCTCGAGGGGTTCGCCGAAGCCTCGCTGCGCTCGATTTCCGCGCTCACCGCGCGCCACGACCCGGCGGTGTTCGAAAAGGCGCTCGATGCGCTCGAGACTGCGGAAACGGTCTATCTGATCGGGTTGCGGCGCTCGTTCCCTGTGACGTCCTATATGGCCTATGCGATGGGAAAGCTGGGCATAAGAACGATCCTGATAGATGCAGTGGCCGGGCTTGCGGCCGAGCAGGCCAATTTCGCAAGCGAGAAGGACGCTGCGCTTGCCATCAGCTTTACACCCTATGCCAGCGAGACCGTGGCGCTAACCGCACAGGTGCGCGAGGCCGGCGCCAAGGTGGTGGCGATCACCGATTCCATCTTTTCGCCACTGGCCTCGCAAGCCGAAGCCTGGTTTGAGGTGGCCGAGGCCGATTTCGAGGGATTTCGCTCGATGAGCGCCAGCATGACGCTGGCCATGGCGCTGACCGTGGCACTGGCGGACCGGCGCAAGACGCAAGAGGCGTAG
- a CDS encoding SAM-dependent methyltransferase: MAKDISDRLLAIVDGLPLRPGMRVLEIGCGPGAMAREMARRIGDGKVVAIDRSARAIELARSGSAPEMAAGALEFRQSAAEDFTLEPGEASFDIAVAVRVGALDGRHPQAGVKARAAIRRALGPEGKLFIDTRAPMEAGFLE, encoded by the coding sequence ATGGCGAAAGACATATCGGACCGTCTGCTGGCCATCGTTGATGGGCTGCCATTAAGGCCCGGCATGCGGGTGCTGGAAATCGGGTGTGGGCCGGGCGCCATGGCGCGCGAAATGGCCCGGCGCATAGGAGACGGCAAGGTGGTGGCTATCGACCGCTCGGCCCGGGCCATCGAGCTGGCACGGTCCGGTTCGGCCCCGGAGATGGCAGCGGGCGCTCTCGAATTCAGGCAAAGTGCTGCCGAAGATTTTACGCTCGAACCCGGCGAAGCGTCGTTCGATATTGCCGTGGCGGTGCGGGTGGGCGCATTGGATGGACGCCATCCACAAGCGGGGGTCAAAGCCCGCGCGGCGATCAGGCGGGCGCTCGGGCCGGAGGGAAAGCTGTTCATAGACACAAGAGCGCCCATGGAGGCCGGATTCCTTGAGTGA
- a CDS encoding DUF1236 domain-containing protein, whose protein sequence is MKNALAKTVLATTAGLLMTGTALAQTATATATTDLNIRSGPGPQFEAIDVIASGDSATVTGCVADSMWCEIDYNGTVGYAYSDYLTVQAQSEGEAIVLTERPPELVGVAEPSTTANSTVTGAAGGAIAGALVGGPVGAAIGAGLGATAGVVVDPPESARTYVTSNPMEPVYLEGEVVVGAQVPETVTVQAIPDYEYEYVYINGQPVLIDPASREIVYIFR, encoded by the coding sequence ATGAAAAATGCTCTTGCAAAAACAGTGCTGGCCACAACAGCCGGGCTTTTGATGACCGGCACCGCGCTGGCCCAGACTGCCACCGCGACAGCCACCACCGACCTCAACATTCGCTCGGGTCCGGGACCCCAGTTCGAGGCCATAGACGTGATCGCCTCGGGTGACAGTGCCACGGTGACGGGTTGCGTTGCGGATTCCATGTGGTGCGAAATCGACTATAACGGCACGGTGGGCTATGCCTATTCCGATTACCTGACCGTTCAGGCGCAGTCTGAGGGCGAAGCGATCGTTCTGACCGAACGTCCGCCCGAACTGGTCGGCGTTGCCGAGCCCTCCACCACTGCCAATTCGACGGTGACCGGCGCGGCCGGCGGCGCGATTGCCGGTGCGCTGGTTGGCGGCCCTGTTGGCGCTGCTATCGGCGCCGGGCTGGGTGCAACGGCCGGTGTGGTTGTCGACCCGCCGGAAAGCGCACGCACCTATGTGACCTCCAATCCCATGGAACCGGTCTATCTTGAAGGCGAAGTGGTGGTTGGCGCCCAGGTGCCCGAGACCGTGACGGTTCAGGCCATTCCCGACTATGAGTACGAATATGTCTATATCAATGGCCAGCCGGTTCTGATCGACCCGGCCAGCCGGGAAATCGTCTATATCTTCCGCTAA
- a CDS encoding RrF2 family transcriptional regulator — MRTDNRLSRMLHVLIHMSKMEGAATSETMAKMLSTNPVVVRRTMAGLREAGYVTSAKGHNGGWELAVPLEDVTMADIYRALGSPEMFALGLANDDPKCLIEKAVNARIGDTLAAAEAMIVEQFGSMTLAEIRADFDKGMAAVPVSERHG, encoded by the coding sequence ATGCGCACCGACAATCGGCTCTCCCGCATGCTCCATGTGTTGATTCACATGAGCAAGATGGAGGGTGCAGCGACGTCAGAAACAATGGCCAAAATGCTCTCGACCAATCCCGTGGTCGTGCGCCGCACAATGGCGGGTCTGCGCGAAGCGGGCTATGTCACATCGGCCAAGGGACACAATGGCGGCTGGGAGCTCGCCGTTCCGCTCGAGGACGTCACCATGGCCGATATTTACCGCGCGCTGGGCTCACCTGAAATGTTCGCGTTGGGTCTGGCCAATGACGATCCCAAATGCCTGATCGAGAAAGCCGTCAATGCTCGCATCGGCGATACTCTTGCCGCCGCCGAGGCCATGATCGTCGAGCAATTCGGATCGATGACCCTCGCGGAAATCCGCGCCGATTTCGACAAGGGTATGGCCGCCGTTCCCGTCAGCGAACGCCACGGTTGA
- a CDS encoding SecDF P1 head subdomain-containing protein — MYRTLIAVGIVASAWVAPMEAAMAETLMLSVKDAAMTEDGQTGRPALQIHLDPQSAKAFGEMTIRHLSSVVEVSLDGKILIAPRVQSPIVEGSLQIVGDFSEAEIAAMVERINSGAQLEVRAVQE; from the coding sequence ATGTACAGAACTCTTATCGCGGTCGGTATTGTCGCTTCGGCCTGGGTCGCGCCGATGGAAGCGGCCATGGCCGAAACGCTGATGCTAAGCGTCAAGGACGCGGCCATGACCGAGGACGGTCAGACCGGCCGCCCCGCGCTCCAGATCCATCTGGACCCGCAATCGGCCAAGGCGTTTGGCGAGATGACGATACGCCATTTGTCCTCGGTGGTCGAAGTCTCGCTGGACGGCAAAATTCTGATCGCTCCGCGCGTACAATCGCCCATTGTCGAGGGATCGTTGCAGATCGTCGGCGATTTTTCCGAAGCCGAGATCGCGGCCATGGTCGAGCGGATCAATTCGGGCGCACAGCTTGAGGTGCGGGCGGTCCAGGAATAG